GGGTTCCTGGCCCTCAGAAACTGTGGGAGATAATACGTCTTTGTTGTTTTGAGGCAATCTATTATACACTAATAATCAATACGCTTGCTTCCGCATTCCCTTCAAGCGTCTGCTACAATATCACCTTCCCAGAGATCCTTTCCCTAACTCCCCTATTTAAATCGGAATCTCCCGGCACTCGCCAGTTCCCTTCTGTGACGTATTGTTCTGCACGGCACTTAATCACCTTCTACTACTCTGTATAattgacacattttattttgtctctcctttgtaaaatataagttccatgagggcaaaGGATTTTGTCTGTTTCATTGGTACATGGTAAGCACTCAGTATTTACTGAATGTATGAATGCGTGCATGCCCTCAGTTTATCCCTCCTACAGTCGCTGACTGAGCTCAAGGCTCATCCAGTTTTTAATCTGGTTCAGATGCTATTTTTCTAAGGATTCAGTCTGGGCTTATCTTTTCTTACTACCACGCAGGCTGGGAAAGACTGCTTGGTTTTAGATACTGACAAGGCCATCCTGCTTCTTTCCTAAGACCAGGTCTGCTACGAAGATAAGTACCTCGAAGGCTGGTGGGTATGGCGTTCGTACTTGACAGACGATTGGTTTCCAAGGAGTTTAATTTAGTCAAACGGGCTCCAAAAGAGACAAACAGTCCAGGCAGCAGAGATCCCAAGTGAAGGCTAATCTGATCGTCCTTGGTGCAGGACATTCAAGTCTGTCATGGGTGGTAAGCCCGCAGTCATGTGGCACCAGAGGGGCAGCTGTGTCAACAGGCCCCTTGCAGCTCCACAGACAACATGGCCAGAGATTGAGTTTCAAacgagggagaagggaagaatgaGTAGGGAAAGGGAATGGGCGCCCTCGGCTGCTGCTCACATACAACGATGACCCGTTAGCAGGCCTGTGTCAGAGGGGACAAATCCTACAGCGAGGGCCTGAGTCCTTAGGAAGCCAGTGCCCGCCTTTGTTGTGCAATCGCCACTGTTGGTCATCTGCTCCTTAGCTGGACGTATCAGGTGCCCTTACCGGAAGGAGTATATCTTGACACTTTGACCAGGAAGGACAGCTCCACCCTAGAAACAGACTGCTACAATGCCTATTGTTATAATGATCCCTACAGATCCTTGCCTGGCGTCACAAAGCCACGTGATAAAAAGGTGCTTTCTGAGTTCATAGCATCGCATCCTCTGGGTGACAGGTGTACTCACGGAGGAACACTGAATAGGGAGGACACCTGGCTCAGGCCCTTGCTCCACATCAACCAGCTCCAGAAGTGACTTTACATTTTTTGGGCCAGTTTCCTCAAACGACaaatgactgtttttctaaatctCCTGTCCCCTTCTGGCTCCAGCCTTCTCTGAGCTGCTGGAGACAAACAGGCTGTTTGTAAAGTGCTGAATCTGGCACAGCACAAGTGGTGGTGAATGCTAGTAATAAACCAGGTCATTAGTTATGATGGGTTCACGGAGGTCGGGGCACCTTGGCTCTGAGAAAGTCCACATTTGGCCACCCGGGCAAGTGCCCCACCAAATTCCAACGGAGGAAACTTGTCCCGCCTTCCTCCTTTGTGAACCGGGGCCTCACCCACCCCACCTCTCCAGCCCTAAAGCCCAGGCAACCGCCCTGCCCTCTTTGCTGTCCTCTGACCCCTTCAAGTCTTCCCTCCTCTGGTAATGACCTGAGACTAACCTGTACTTTACTCTCAGTGAGAGCCACAGGGAATGACTAGCTGTCAGGTAAGGAAAGTGCTTGTATTTTACAAAGGTCACTCCCAGGGGCCTTAATGCTGGATAGGTTTCAGACTAGGTGGACCGGAAGCTAGCGAGAAGAGGCACAAGCCGGGAAGTCCCCAGGGCTCAGGGCGCCCCTGTGCCTGGGCAGAGAGCCCTTGACACACCTTCCACAGAGCGGCTGACCTCTGGTGTGGCACAGCTGGATCCGTGTCACGTGTCACGGGGCAGGTTACAAATAGCACAGGGATTAGCAAACCCATCTGAAACTCCCGGTTCAAGGGCAGGGAAAGTTACCAGTTTAGTTCCGGTAGATCATTAGCGGTAGAGAACTAGGAAGGGGGTTCTATGGCAAAGGAGGGCTGTGTGCATACTTGTGAGTGCGGAAGGGACACAACTGGCCCGGAACCGGGCTTGCGAGTGTCTGCAGCCGTCTCAGAGCTAGGACCTCGGGTCTGAATGGCTTGGGTGTGGAGGACCCTTGTCTCACATTCTAATGGAGCGCACGTTTCTGTGACTTAGTGTTTCCATAACCTGTTGGATGGGGAGCTCCCAGCGAGGCATTGCATCAAGTGACCTCAGTCAAGGTCTCCGGAGCAGCAGGAGGGCCACACGGCCACTGGGTGTACTTGCCCCAGACCGTGCGGTGGCCAAGAGCGTGGCGGCCGGCAGGACGCGCGACCGGGTCTGCCTGGGTCGCGACCACACCGGGAAGGGAGCCAGGCGCTTTCTCCTTTGCACTCTCCCCCGCCGCTTTCTCACGACCCTCTGGGATTCTGGGCCCCTGGTCTGTTAGGGGCCggctcccctccctgctgcccggATCTCCAGCGGCGGGGCGCGCAGTCCGGGTAGCCAGGGGGAGAATCTCAACTCGCTGGCTCCCATCCTGGCCTGCGGGCCAGGGAGGCGTTGACGGTGCCCATTTTCCCCGGATTCCTCGCGTGCATGGTCACGGGCGCGGAGGCGGCCAAgtccccaggcctgggcccccGAAGCCGCCCCTGGCTCTCCGCTCCCGAGCCGACACGTCTCCGCCCTCGGTGGCAGCCAGCGCCCGCCggtcagccctgccctgccctgccctggccgcCGCGCCGGCCGGCACCGCCTCCTTCTCTAAGTAGGGTGCGGCCCGCCCTCCGCGCCTGCACCGCCGTGCGAGCGTGCGGGCGGCCGGCGCAGCGGAGGCCGCGTGCGGAGGCGGCCGGCGCGCCCAGCGGGCGCCCACAGCAGCTGTCCCGGCTGGGCGCCGCCGCGCGCTCAGGATCCAGCCCCAGGTAAGCGGCTCCGGGCCGGGCGCTGCCTTTGCCGGCCCGGCTTGGTGCCGGCCACCGCGGCAGCGCGGAGGCAACGAGGACCCGCGCTGAACCTGCGCCCCGGGAGCCGCGCGCCGAGCCACTCGGGGCTGTTGGTTTAGCTCCGGGTTCCCTAAACCCACAAATCTATTGCCATTAAAGGCACTGGCTGGCTGGGAGCGGTgcctcacgtctgtaatcccagcacttccagaggctgaggcgggaggatcgcttgaggctaggagttcgaggccagcttGGGCACCATAGTTAGACCCTCCCCttgcctctaccaaaaattaaaagaCTAGCCGGGCGTGATAGTGCGCGCccgtagtgccagctactcaggaggattgcctcagcccaggagtttgaggctacagtgagctatgatggcgccactgcactctaccatgggcgacagtgagaccctatctccaaaagaAAGGACATTTGCCTCCCTTTGCCTCGCTTCCCAAACTCAGCAGAGCTTTGGACTTGGGGAGGTGGTGCTGTTGACTTGGAAATGTCTTTTGGAAAATGGATAGGAATGTTGGGGAGGGGAATTTGGCTTTGGGGAAATCAAGTTTAGGTTGGTATTTGGAAAAGATTTAGTTATCTGTGGGTATAGATGTCTCTGTATCCATTTGTGAGTGCATCCATGGGGAAGGGGGTGAGACAGCCTACCCACCCACTATTTTGGATCAGAGATAAACACTAAGCCAGGTGCTCAGTACACTAGACCACAGAAAAGAAGCTACAAATCCAGTTTTGGGCTTCTATTTACCGGTGTTTGGGAATTTGCCGTGAGACAATCAAAGCCTTGTGACTCACTGCAAAGTTAGTTGACTATACCAGGAATACAAGAAATTCCTGCTTGGACTTTGTAGCTGAGAATCACCCTTCTCTCCTTATCTTTGAAACCagcaaaagagattaaaaattgtttttaaatagtgCAATGCTTTCTTTCAGTATTTGTCTCAGCTTAAATGCATCTTCATAAAGTCTAATTTTTGCATGGTTAAAATGAAAGCTTATCTCCCTACcatatttcctcttttctccaaCTTCCTTCTGATTCTATCATACTTTTTCCTGGGAAAGTACTTTCTTGTGTAAGATTAGCTGTTTGCTTTCTTTACCTAAACTTACCTTCCTTTGATGTGATTTTGGTTTGTCAAGATGGTCTTGGCCTTCGAGCCTCAGTTTTGATTTCCTATTATGTGATCATGGATGTGAGTGgctcagaatattttaaaaattttctttccttgggCAAGTGAAAATAGTCTTCACAACTTCGCATTGTGCACTTTGGATTGGCTTTTGGAGTTCCCCTACTTAAAGGGCCCACATATAATATCCCATTCACTGGAGTAAACCAAGATAACGGGATAATAAAGTTAGCTCTGTGTAAACTAGACCAATCTTTAACAACTGCTTGTATATGGAATGTATAATACCCTTGAAGTTCAGGCCTTTTGTCATTTTGTGTAAGGTGCCTTTTCATTTGAATCTGTTATATTCTTCTTTCAAAGTCAAGTTTTGTTGGTGTTCAGTGCTTTGTAACTGATGTTATTGGCtacttatttttaatggaatctAAACCTCTTGGTGGATTGGGTAGCCCTGTGGAGGAGGGTGAGTGAGAGGCCATCTGACTTAGGGTACCTGTCCACTTTGGAGACAGGTCTCCACTAGACCTGCTGTGCCAGACTTTCCAGGGTCTTCCAAGGCCAAGCAACTGGGCCACCAGTGCGTGCTTGTTGAGAACCCAAGAACCACATTTTGATAGAATTAACATTTAAAGTTCACCAAACCCACTGTGTTCCTCAACTACCTTCCCATTCCATTGAAATTGCTAGACTTGGGTCTTTAGTGGATATAGCCTTAGAATAAAACATGAAATGGAAAGTTGCCATAGTCTAAGACAGGAAATGGAAAGTTAGTTACTGAACAAAAATTTACCAACCTGGAAATGCTCAGAGCAGCTGTGATGAAACATGGGGCATCCATAAATCAGAAATAAGCCCTGTGGTTCTTCCTGCATTCCGCGCTGTGTTTTTGCCTAGGGAAGTGAGTTTGTACAACGCAAGAACAGGAAAAGCCACACCCAgttacttttgttgttttgtttttaaacatactCAAGATGCATAGTAATCTTCATAAATACCTTCATACAATTACATATTCAAGAGTTTCTGAATGCCACTTCTTCTGACTCATAAACCAACTCGTTGTTTTACAGTGTGTCAGCCGCATGGAGTCGTGTCCCCTATGACTTCATCCTGCTGTGATTTCTGAAATGTTCGGCAAAAGAACAGAGCAGTCCAGGAACACCTGTGCCCACTGTAATTTGGTGTTTGGTTATGTTTGCAGAGGTGCTGAGATCTCGGAGGGACAGAGAGCCAACCCCCCGCCCCGGGGAAGGGGCCTCTTCTGGACATGTCTCCCGCAGCCACTGCTGAGCCGGATGGGGACCAGCAAGACAGGCTTGTCAGCAAgctcatcttcttcttctttgtctttggCGCCATCCTGTTGTGTGTGGGGGTCCTGCTCTCCATCTTTGGGTTCCAGGCCTGCCAATACGAAGCCCTGCCACACTGCAGCATGGTGCTGAAGGTCTCGGGGCCCACGTGCGCCGCGGTTGGGCTCGGGGCCCTGATCCTGGCTCGTTCCCGGGCACAACTTCAGCTCCGAGAGGGCCGGCGGCGAGGCCACCATGCAGACCCTGACCGAGCCTTCATTTGTGGGGAGAGCCGCCAGTTTGCACAGTGCCTCATCTTGGGGTTTCTGTTCTTGACGAGCGGCATGCTCATCAGCGTGCTGGGCATCTGGGTCCCCGGATGCGGCGCAGATTGGGCGCAGGAGCCGCTGAACGACACAGACTCCGCCGACGCGGAGCCCCAGATCTGTGGCTTCCTTTCTCTGCAGATCATGGGGCCCTTGACTGTGCTCGTGGGACTGTGTTTCTTCGTAGTTGCCCACGTCAAGAAGAGAAACAGTCTGAATGCTGGCCAGGATGCTCCTGAAAGCGAAGAGGGACAGACCCAGAGCACGGAGCCTGTCCAGGTCACCGTAGGTGCGAGGCTGTTGTTCGTGTCCTTGCTGCTATCACAGTGGCTTTGCATCACGGCCTCACTGGGCTGCTCTCGGGTCTGGTCTAGATTCATTTCCTCTCCTTCACACacgtgtgcgcgcacacacacacacacacacacacacacacacagagtgctGCTGCGATGGGCGGCCCGTAGGGATCCTTGTTCTCATCATTTCCCAGCCAGCAACTCTGTCTTCACTGGGACATTAAGTAGTGACCTTGactgaggtcacagagcaagtTAGGAGGAAAGTGAGAAGAACCATGAGATCAGCCTTGGAGCCTTCTGTCACCTTAGGGACCCACTAAGTGACCCTGTTTCCCCTGCTATTCTCACACCAAAACCGTATAGCACTTTTAGTTGTGGGACACTTGGGTTCTCGTCCTTGGCTGTCACTGGCTGGCTGTCCTTGGCAAGTCCTTAACCTCTCCTGCCTTAGTTTATACGCCTATAACATGAGCAGTGCATTTGGCAGATCCCTCCAGCACTGACCTTCCAGGATTCTGAGTCTGTCCCGAGTCCTCCAGTCTTCAGGCATTTGAGGGGCTTCAGTGCTGCTTCTGCATTGTCCTTTATTTCCTGTGACTTCGTCCTTGGGTGCAGGGTTGGGGCAAAGCTTCGAAGCAGTGGCATAGACCGATATGGAATGTGATAGCACCTGTCACTTCTTCCTCCCATGGAATGCCTAGAGATTCCTTTTGGGTCCCCTGGTTCCGCAGAAGAGATGGAGTAGGATTTCCCGGAGCCAGCCCCCCCGCAGAACAGTATCAGAAGCTTTGGCTCAGCTTCCCACAGCCACGGACAAACCCTGTCACCGCTCATTTGCAAATCACTTTTTTTCCAATCTCTGACTTTTGAAAGGGCGAAGCTCTGAAGCCATGGCATTTAAAAGGCTAGGTTAAGAGGACCGCAACACAGAGACCAGGGAGGGCACCGAGAGGGAGAGTGACAAGTGGGATGTCTCTCGTGTTTGCGGCTGTCTGCTGGAACCAGCAGGAGTCGCTGACTGCAGGCTGCCAGGAATTAACCAGGCTTCTGGCCTTGCGTGCCCCAACCTTGGAAAGGAAGGGCAGATGGATTTATAGCCATTCCTTGTGCTGAGCCATGGTTGATGCTTCTGGTTTACTTATTTGTGCACTTCTATATTTATGGTggtgatataaatattaattatatattaattatctcTAACACTTATATAAGGTCTATTCGTGTGCCAAACACCCATTTAAGTGCTTTATCATAGACTCTTAAAGGGGCACCTAGATGAAATTCATTCACACCTACAGCAACCCAAGGAGGCAGATAGTCTTAGTGTCTCCATGTTAGGTGTGAAGAAACCAGAGCACCGAGATAGCaaatgacttggccaaggtcatcaactagcaagtggcagagcagggtcCAAACCCAGGTGGGTGAGCCCCTGTACAGGGCAGCCCTTGCGTAGCACCCTCCCCAGGGCActtggatgcaatcctgtttcATCCTTTACCAAGTGTTCTCAGGAGTTGCTGCAGGAGAAGAGGAATCACCCAATGTTACAGATGTTCTCAGCCCTCTTGGGGAACACAATGGGGTGTAAGTAAACACATTCACTGAATGCTCCTATTCCTCCACTCAGATGGGAATGTTTTGCGGTGAGCTCTTTGGGCCTGCTAGCAGGGGGGTTTCTGGTGGCTGGGGTTGGGCTGGTGGCAGGGAGCAGAGCCGCTGGTGCTGTTCCTGGGCATCCTTGTCCTGAAGTTGGCACTGCAGAGTTGAAAATCTCATCCATTTAACCCTTTAAGCCCCATCAAATCTGTGAAAATCTGGCATCTTACCTTGTCTTTCTCTCCTTTGATACTGTGGGATAGGGCTCATGCTTTTAGAACCTGAGGAGCATGCTCTTCTCCTTGCGGGCACACTCAGTGCTAGATCCTGGCTCCATAAGCAGGTGTACAAGGCGGCCCTCCCTTGAGAGGTGTGTACGCTGTCAGCTCACAGAGGACATCAAGTTCCGGAGGACAAGGGGAAGGGAACTCCCAGGGAGAGGCTTCTTTCCAGGGACAGCAGGTGGCAAGGTAGGGGAGGCCAGCTGATTGGGCAAGGGATGGAGAGGCTTGGAGATAACAGGGTTGTTCTGAgcttttccttgtttatttttgcaaggTGACTGGCCTGCCCTAGAGCCTCACTTCACATATCCTTTATTCTACAATGTGTAGTTAAAGTGAACACTCCACCTTGATTCCTCTGACCTCCCAAGAccttctaaaaaattaaattagaatccCAAGATAACCATTATGCTTTCTCAAGTTTAGGTTAGTGAGATGTATATATTCTCCTTGCAGAAGGAGAGATGGGGCTAACGCATTTTCTGAAAGGCTAAATTCCCTCCGGGGAAGTGACTGAGGCCACTGTGGAGGGTGGAGCCACTGGCCTGGCTGCCAGTTGGGGTGTGTCTTCATCGGGCACATACTTCGTAGGTATCTTTGGCTGGTGGCCGATGTGTTAGAGCTGAGAGAGTT
The Microcebus murinus isolate Inina chromosome 11, M.murinus_Inina_mat1.0, whole genome shotgun sequence genome window above contains:
- the TMEM171 gene encoding transmembrane protein 171 isoform X2; amino-acid sequence: MSPAATAEPDGDQQDRLVSKLIFFFFVFGAILLCVGVLLSIFGFQACQYEALPHCSMVLKVSGPTCAAVGLGALILARSRAQLQLREGRRRGHHADPDRAFICGESRQFAQCLILGFLFLTSGMLISVLGIWVPGCGADWAQEPLNDTDSADAEPQICGFLSLQIMGPLTVLVGLCFFVVAHVKKRNSLNAGQDAPESEEGQTQSTEPVQVTVGDSVIMFPPPPPPYFPESSAAAVTRSPGAHGLLPNENPPSYYSIFHHGTPTPESQGTASERGLESVYTISGTSSSSATSHSSHLSSESPPRYEEKDNTAATSLSPSFEPSSP
- the TMEM171 gene encoding transmembrane protein 171 isoform X1 — translated: MSPAATAEPDGDQQDRLVSKLIFFFFVFGAILLCVGVLLSIFGFQACQYEALPHCSMVLKVSGPTCAAVGLGALILARSRAQLQLREGRRRGHHADPDRAFICGESRQFAQCLILGFLFLTSGMLISVLGIWVPGCGADWAQEPLNDTDSADAEPQICGFLSLQIMGPLTVLVGLCFFVVAHVKKRNSLNAGQDAPESEEGQTQSTEPVQVTVGDSVIMFPPPPPPYFPESSAAAVTRSPGAHGLLPNENPPSYYSIFHHGRTPTPESQGTASERGLESVYTISGTSSSSATSHSSHLSSESPPRYEEKDNTAATSLSPSFEPSSP